One window of the Acinonyx jubatus isolate Ajub_Pintada_27869175 chromosome A2, VMU_Ajub_asm_v1.0, whole genome shotgun sequence genome contains the following:
- the LRRC2 gene encoding leucine-rich repeat-containing protein 2, protein MGHKVVVFDISVVRALWETRVKKHKAWQKKEAERLEKSALEKIKEEWNFVAECRRKGIPQAVYCKNGFVDTSVRLLEKIERNSLTRQSLLSKERDKRSSAFVFELSGEQWTELPDSLKEQTHLKEWHISNTLIQIIPTYIELFQAMRILDLPKNQISHLPAEIGRLKNLRELNVSFNHLKSIPLELGDCENLEKLDCSGNLELTELPFELSNLKQVTFVDIAANKFASVPICVLRMSNLQWLDISNNSLTDLPQDIDRLEELQTFILYKNKLTYLPYALLNLKKLALLVVSGDHLVELPTALCDSSTPLKFVSLMDNPIDNTQCEDGVEVMESEQDRQHFDKEFLKAYIEDLKERESVPSYTTKVSFSLQL, encoded by the exons ATGGGACACAAAGTGGTCGTATTCGACATTTCTGTCGTCAGAGCCTTGTGGGAAACTCGTGTCAAGAAGCACAAAGCCTGGcagaagaaggaggcagaaaggcTTGAGAAAAGCGCTTTGGAAAA GATAAAGGAAGAGTGGAATTTCGTGGCCGAGTGCAGGAGGAAAGGCATCCCCCAGGCTGTGTACTGCAAGAATGGCTTCGTAGACACCAGCGTGAGGCTTCTGGAAAAGATCGAAAGGAACTCTCTCACCAGGCAGAGTTTGCTTTCCAAGGAGAGAGACAAACGGAGCAGTGCGTTTGTGTTTGAACTTTCGGGGGAGCAGTGGACG GAGCTCCCGGATTCGTTGAAGGAGCAGACACACCTAAAAGAATGGCACATCAGCAATACCCTGATTCAAATCATTCCTACCTATATCGAGCTGTTTCAAGCGATGAGAATTCTGGATCTGCCAAAAAACCAAATCTCCCATCTTCCGGCTGAAATTG GTCGTTTGAAGAACCTGAGAGAACTCAATGTGAGTTTCAACCATCTGAAGAGCATCCCTCTGGAGCTGGGGGACTGCGAAAATCTCGAGAAACTGGATTGTTCCGGAAATCTGGAATTAACTGAGCTCCCCTTTGAA TTAAGTAACTTGAAGCAAGTGACATTCGTAGATATCGCGGCAAACAAGTTTGCCAGTGTCCCGATCTGTGTCCTGAGGATGTCGAATTTGCAGTGGTTGGATATCAGCAACAATAGCCTGACCGACCTGCCCCAAGATATAGACAG GCTAGAAGAGCTGCAGACCTTTATCTTGTATAAGAACAAGCTGACCTACCTTCCGTACGCCTTGCTTAACCTAAAGAAGCTGGCCTTGTTAGTCGTCAGTGGGGACCATTTGGTGGAGCTCCCCACGGCCCTGTGTGACTCGTCCACACCTTTAAA ATTTGTAAGCCTTATGGACAATCCTATTGATAATACCCAGTGTGAAGACGGTGTGGAAGTGATGGAAAGTGAACAAGATCGTCAACACTTtgataaagaatttttgaaagCCTATATTGAAGATCTTAAAGAAAGAG